A stretch of the Vagococcus xieshaowenii genome encodes the following:
- a CDS encoding hydroxymethylglutaryl-CoA reductase, degradative: MEKASSISKFYQKSREERLALLTERAFLSEETAKLLFNAKGLSEEVANHLIENQISQFTLPMGVALNFIVDGEECLIPMVTEEPSVIAACSNAARFTRATGGFKTSFPERLQTGQMIFYNLEDFSEGKRLIEQRIDEIKQLAQLAHPSIVARGGGLVDLKAHIIYNEKDQAEYLTVYLFVDVKEAMGANIVNTILEGVTPVIQEWLRAEKLMSILSNYNDRALVSSSCSIPFNQLATKELSGDVVAEKIVKASHYAKLDPYRAVTHNKGMMNGIDAVVMATGNDTRAIEAGIHAYAAKDGRYQGLTNWYIDSKSNCLIGELTLPLLLGSLGGAINALPLAKASQELLQTHDAEILGRIICSVGLAQNFAAIRALVTEGIQKGHMSLHASALAIHAGAVGDEIEAIASQLRLLERMNLKTASDLLTVYRQQNS, translated from the coding sequence ATGGAAAAAGCATCCAGTATTTCTAAATTTTACCAAAAAAGTCGTGAAGAACGATTGGCTCTATTAACGGAAAGAGCCTTTTTATCTGAAGAAACAGCTAAGCTATTATTTAACGCTAAAGGTTTATCTGAAGAAGTAGCTAATCACTTAATTGAGAATCAAATTAGTCAATTCACCCTACCAATGGGAGTTGCGTTGAATTTCATTGTAGATGGCGAAGAATGTTTGATTCCAATGGTTACAGAAGAGCCATCTGTTATTGCAGCTTGTAGTAATGCAGCACGATTTACACGTGCCACTGGAGGATTTAAAACCTCTTTTCCTGAGCGTCTACAAACAGGACAAATGATTTTTTATAACTTAGAGGACTTTTCAGAGGGGAAACGATTAATTGAACAACGCATTGATGAAATCAAACAATTAGCGCAACTTGCTCACCCTTCCATTGTGGCTCGTGGAGGAGGATTAGTCGATCTTAAGGCTCATATTATTTATAACGAAAAAGATCAAGCTGAATATCTAACGGTGTACTTATTTGTAGATGTAAAAGAAGCCATGGGTGCCAATATCGTGAATACCATTTTAGAAGGTGTGACACCTGTTATACAAGAATGGCTACGCGCGGAGAAATTAATGAGTATTTTGAGCAATTATAATGACCGTGCATTAGTTAGTTCATCGTGTTCTATTCCTTTTAATCAGTTAGCCACTAAAGAATTGTCTGGTGACGTGGTTGCCGAAAAAATTGTAAAAGCGTCACATTATGCAAAATTAGATCCTTATCGCGCTGTTACGCATAATAAAGGGATGATGAATGGTATTGATGCTGTTGTTATGGCAACAGGCAACGATACAAGAGCCATAGAAGCAGGTATTCACGCCTATGCAGCAAAGGATGGTCGTTATCAAGGTTTGACGAATTGGTACATTGATTCTAAATCTAATTGTTTAATTGGTGAGTTAACCCTTCCTTTATTACTTGGTTCTTTAGGAGGCGCTATTAATGCTTTACCTCTAGCCAAAGCTTCGCAAGAATTATTGCAAACCCATGATGCTGAAATATTAGGCCGTATCATTTGCTCTGTCGGGTTAGCACAAAATTTTGCAGCAATTCGTGCATTGGTAACAGAAGGTATTCAAAAAGGCCATATGTCGTTACACGCTAGTGCGCTAGCTATTCATGCTGGAGCTGTAGGAGATGAAATTGAAGCTATCGCATCACAACTTCGTCTTTTAGAACGCATGAATCTTAAAACGGCTAGTGACTTATTAACTGTATATAGACAACAAAACTCGTAG
- a CDS encoding hydroxymethylglutaryl-CoA synthase encodes MNTKKIGIDKINFFTPTLYVDMIDLAHARDTDPNKYTIGIGQEKMGINPITQDAVSMGANAALPIISKEDALLIDMVIFATESGTDYSKSGAVSIHKLLGINPFARCIEMKQACYSATAGIMMAKDYVTLHPGRKVLVIGSDIARYGLNTPGEVTQGAGAVAMLIAEDPRIFSIRDETVMYTSDIFDFWRPTYSENAMVDGKFSNEAYINFFETVLKEYQSRYSLDVASLEALCFHLPYSKMGKKAMANLLENVSETTKERFLTHYEESIIYTKNIGNIYTGSLYLGLNSLLDNAPSLKAGHTIGCFSYGSGAVGEFFLLDLVDGFDEHLLTAEHTGLLAARQLLTVAEYEEVFSEKLPTDGSTASLSSRFDHAPIQLVEVTNHQRHYDFVGESKE; translated from the coding sequence ATGAACACTAAAAAAATAGGTATTGATAAAATAAATTTCTTCACCCCTACGCTATATGTCGATATGATCGATCTGGCTCACGCTCGTGACACAGACCCTAATAAATATACAATTGGCATTGGTCAAGAAAAAATGGGAATTAACCCGATCACACAAGATGCGGTGTCTATGGGAGCTAATGCAGCCCTACCTATTATTTCTAAAGAAGATGCGTTACTAATTGATATGGTGATTTTTGCCACAGAATCAGGAACAGATTATTCTAAGTCTGGTGCGGTGTCTATTCACAAATTATTAGGTATTAATCCTTTTGCCCGTTGTATTGAGATGAAGCAAGCTTGCTACAGTGCAACAGCTGGTATAATGATGGCCAAGGACTATGTAACCTTACATCCTGGACGTAAGGTATTAGTAATTGGTTCAGACATTGCCCGTTATGGCTTAAATACACCTGGGGAAGTCACTCAAGGTGCTGGAGCAGTAGCGATGTTAATTGCCGAAGACCCTAGAATTTTTTCAATCAGAGATGAAACCGTTATGTATACGAGTGATATTTTTGACTTCTGGCGTCCTACTTATTCTGAGAATGCCATGGTAGATGGTAAATTTTCAAATGAAGCTTATATTAACTTTTTTGAAACAGTCCTTAAAGAATATCAATCACGTTATTCTCTTGATGTGGCATCTCTAGAAGCCTTATGTTTTCATTTGCCTTATTCAAAAATGGGAAAAAAAGCAATGGCTAATTTATTAGAAAATGTTTCAGAGACAACAAAAGAACGTTTTTTGACACATTACGAAGAAAGTATTATTTACACAAAAAACATTGGAAATATCTATACTGGCTCTTTATATTTAGGCTTAAATTCATTACTAGATAACGCGCCAAGCTTAAAAGCAGGACATACGATTGGGTGCTTTAGCTATGGCTCTGGGGCGGTTGGCGAATTCTTCTTACTTGATCTAGTTGATGGTTTTGATGAACATTTATTGACAGCCGAACATACTGGTTTACTTGCTGCACGTCAATTATTAACTGTTGCAGAATATGAAGAGGTGTTCTCTGAAAAATTACCGACGGATGGCTCAACAGCTAGCTTATCTAGTCGCTTTGATCATGCGCCAATTCAATTAGTCGAAGTAACTAATCATCAGCGTCATTATGACTTTGTTGGAGAATCAAAGGAGTAA
- a CDS encoding MarR family winged helix-turn-helix transcriptional regulator: MNQTERALHNFIAIMRTKDSIENVVRQDVKQYGLNLTEFAVLELLYSKGEQPIQKIGDKILIASSSTTYVVDKLVAKHLVERCVSSNDRRVYLANLTQEGERLMQDIFPKHAKTIEQIFSTLNEEEMKQLQRILLKVNQTT; the protein is encoded by the coding sequence ATGAATCAAACAGAGCGAGCACTACATAATTTTATTGCCATCATGAGAACAAAAGATTCTATTGAGAATGTTGTAAGACAAGACGTTAAACAGTATGGCTTAAATCTAACCGAATTTGCGGTATTAGAATTACTTTACAGTAAAGGAGAACAACCTATTCAAAAAATAGGGGACAAAATTCTTATCGCAAGTAGTTCTACAACCTATGTGGTAGATAAATTAGTTGCCAAACATTTAGTCGAGCGCTGTGTTTCTTCTAATGATCGACGAGTTTATTTGGCTAATTTGACACAGGAAGGCGAAAGGTTAATGCAGGATATCTTCCCTAAACATGCGAAGACTATCGAGCAAATTTTTTCAACGTTAAATGAAGAAGAAATGAAACAACTACAACGTATTTTACTTAAAGTTAATCAGACAACATAA
- a CDS encoding ring-cleaving dioxygenase, which yields MTKQTSLKGIHHVTAMTSDAVKNYQFFTEVLGMRLVKKTVNQDDIYTYHTFYADDQGSPGTDMTFFDFPNNPPGVRGTNAITRTSFRVPTNESLDYWVKRFDTLNVRHEGISDLFGKKVLPFEDDDQQRYQLISDEDNQGVIGGTPWKKGPVPLKHAIYGLGPIEITVAYFERFKEIMTSVYGFTIVTDEQDVVLLEVGEGGNGAQMILRHDTQSPIARQGYGEVHHVAFRVADQEVLYAWLDKYQRLGIPNSGHVDRYYFEALYARIGHILIELSTDGPGFMGDEPYETLGEHLSLPPFLENQRAYIESEIRPFNTKRED from the coding sequence ATGACAAAACAAACATCATTAAAAGGAATTCATCACGTGACTGCGATGACAAGCGATGCCGTTAAAAACTATCAATTTTTTACGGAAGTTTTAGGGATGCGTTTAGTAAAAAAAACTGTCAATCAAGATGATATTTACACCTACCATACTTTTTATGCAGACGATCAAGGATCACCTGGAACAGATATGACGTTTTTTGATTTTCCAAATAACCCACCCGGTGTTCGAGGAACCAATGCCATTACAAGAACTAGTTTCCGTGTGCCAACAAACGAATCGTTAGACTATTGGGTCAAACGTTTTGATACATTAAACGTGAGACATGAAGGTATTAGTGATTTGTTTGGTAAAAAAGTTTTACCGTTTGAAGATGACGATCAACAACGTTATCAATTGATTTCAGATGAGGACAATCAAGGCGTGATAGGTGGTACACCTTGGAAAAAAGGGCCTGTTCCATTAAAGCATGCTATTTATGGACTAGGACCTATCGAGATAACAGTTGCTTATTTCGAGCGTTTCAAAGAAATAATGACGAGTGTATATGGTTTTACGATTGTCACTGACGAACAAGATGTTGTCTTACTAGAAGTCGGGGAAGGTGGTAATGGTGCACAGATGATTTTACGTCACGACACACAATCACCAATAGCTCGTCAAGGATATGGAGAAGTCCATCATGTCGCATTCCGAGTAGCTGACCAAGAGGTGTTGTATGCTTGGTTGGATAAGTATCAACGTTTAGGGATTCCAAATTCAGGACATGTTGATCGTTATTATTTTGAAGCGTTATATGCACGAATTGGACATATTTTAATCGAATTATCAACTGATGGACCTGGTTTCATGGGAGATGAACCATATGAAACATTAGGCGAACATCTCTCTTTACCACCATTTTTAGAAAATCAACGTGCGTATATTGAAAGTGAAATTCGACCATTCAATACCAAAAGGGAGGACTAA
- a CDS encoding VOC family protein produces the protein MLGINKIHHISAIVGDVQENLNFYRDILGLRLIKQTVNFDDPSTYHLYFANDNEKMGTVITFFPWQNAYAGRVGGGQVGKIAFSIPKGSLTSWEDNFKQLQIPFTREPVFSGAQLHFSDPHGLSLSLVESTEASDNEAITDIHGVELLSTDYQQTLTSLTKHLGMSDAYEEADVSRIFIRGESVQEIVLPKTNFNIGRFGVGTVHHIAWSVPNDIKQMLWQDKLMALQYGVTEIKDRRYFKAIYLKEFGNIIFELATETPGFTIDESLEHLGETLMLPSQFESLREQIMAQLPELKV, from the coding sequence ATGCTAGGTATTAACAAAATTCATCATATATCTGCCATAGTGGGAGATGTCCAAGAAAACTTAAACTTTTACCGAGATATTTTGGGTTTACGTTTGATTAAACAAACCGTCAATTTTGATGATCCATCAACGTATCATTTATACTTTGCTAATGACAACGAAAAAATGGGCACTGTAATCACCTTTTTTCCATGGCAAAATGCCTATGCTGGTCGTGTAGGTGGTGGACAAGTTGGAAAGATCGCTTTTAGCATTCCTAAAGGCAGTCTAACAAGCTGGGAAGATAACTTTAAACAGTTACAAATTCCTTTTACACGCGAGCCTGTTTTTTCTGGTGCACAACTTCATTTTTCAGATCCTCACGGTTTAAGCTTAAGCTTGGTAGAAAGCACTGAAGCGTCAGATAATGAAGCCATTACGGATATTCATGGCGTAGAATTACTTTCAACTGATTATCAGCAAACATTGACTAGTCTAACCAAACATCTAGGAATGAGTGATGCGTATGAAGAAGCTGACGTTTCGCGAATATTCATTAGAGGAGAAAGCGTGCAAGAAATTGTGTTACCTAAAACAAACTTTAACATAGGGCGTTTTGGTGTGGGAACAGTCCATCATATCGCGTGGTCAGTTCCAAATGATATCAAACAAATGCTTTGGCAAGATAAATTAATGGCCCTTCAATACGGCGTAACAGAAATTAAAGATCGGCGTTATTTCAAAGCTATATACTTGAAAGAATTTGGTAATATTATTTTTGAACTAGCAACGGAAACGCCAGGTTTTACAATTGATGAATCGCTTGAGCATTTAGGAGAGACATTAATGTTACCTAGTCAATTTGAATCCTTGCGTGAGCAAATTATGGCACAATTACCGGAGTTGAAGGTATGA
- a CDS encoding flavin reductase family protein, whose protein sequence is MTKKLLLTPSELNERDNYKLLIGSIVPRPIALISTLNEQQELNIAPFSYFNIVTANPPIVSVSVQRKNGQLKDTARNLLAQKEAVVHLVGTEIVAEANQTAANLGPNESELSLTNFTTVASHTIQTPSISQANMRFETTLLDCIPIENDGIPTADLFLLKVQAYQIDERIYEEGKINLEQLSPVSRLAGDYYGQVAEVFRLKRPD, encoded by the coding sequence ATGACTAAAAAATTATTATTAACACCTAGTGAATTAAATGAACGTGATAATTATAAGTTACTGATTGGTTCAATTGTACCACGGCCTATTGCGCTAATTAGTACACTTAATGAACAACAAGAGCTAAATATTGCACCCTTTAGCTATTTTAATATTGTAACGGCTAATCCTCCGATTGTCTCTGTTTCGGTTCAACGTAAAAACGGTCAGTTAAAAGATACGGCTAGGAACCTTTTAGCTCAAAAAGAAGCAGTGGTTCATCTGGTTGGTACAGAAATTGTAGCAGAAGCCAATCAAACAGCAGCTAATTTAGGGCCTAATGAGAGTGAGTTATCTTTGACTAACTTTACTACAGTAGCCTCTCATACGATTCAAACGCCGAGTATTTCACAAGCCAACATGCGTTTTGAAACAACCTTACTAGATTGTATTCCCATTGAAAACGATGGCATACCAACGGCGGATTTGTTTTTATTAAAAGTCCAAGCTTATCAAATTGATGAGCGTATTTATGAAGAAGGAAAAATAAATTTAGAGCAATTGTCTCCCGTCAGTCGCTTAGCAGGTGATTACTATGGACAAGTTGCTGAGGTCTTTCGTTTGAAACGACCTGATTAA
- a CDS encoding alpha/beta hydrolase, translating into MEHRFIQGEEHQPVFVLLHGTGGSMEDLIPVAEHLNSDASILSLQGEVLENGMRRFFKRFPDASFDWCDLEKRGEQLLDFLKEAASMYQFKLSDVILVGYSNGANMAINLLLKEHGNRLNRAILFHPMYPTTETRTANLADVSIFASLGVKDPIVSVTQSEQVIALFADQGANVTQFWTTGHQLLQNEVEKARKWLKQQLENTD; encoded by the coding sequence ATGGAACATCGATTTATTCAAGGAGAAGAACATCAACCGGTCTTTGTATTGCTACATGGAACAGGTGGTAGTATGGAAGATTTAATACCAGTAGCAGAGCATTTGAATTCTGACGCGTCAATATTAAGTTTACAAGGAGAGGTATTAGAAAACGGAATGCGTCGTTTTTTTAAACGGTTTCCAGATGCTAGTTTTGATTGGTGTGATTTGGAAAAACGTGGTGAGCAGTTACTTGATTTTTTAAAGGAAGCCGCTAGTATGTATCAATTCAAATTAAGTGACGTTATATTAGTTGGCTATTCAAATGGCGCTAACATGGCGATTAATTTGTTATTAAAGGAACACGGTAACCGGTTAAATCGCGCTATTTTATTCCATCCAATGTATCCAACAACGGAAACAAGAACAGCAAATTTAGCTGATGTATCAATTTTTGCCTCTTTAGGTGTAAAAGATCCTATCGTATCAGTAACCCAAAGCGAGCAAGTCATAGCGTTATTCGCAGATCAGGGGGCAAACGTCACCCAGTTTTGGACAACGGGCCATCAATTACTACAAAACGAAGTTGAAAAAGCTAGAAAATGGCTAAAGCAACAATTAGAAAATACTGACTAA
- a CDS encoding peptidylprolyl isomerase, which translates to MKKLLMPLLLSSSLLLLGGCSSSKENTVESITNSTEVTIDSSNTEESVDFSKMSFPQLSEDVQANEYLVQMNTSEGAIKIRLFPEVVPKTVENFVTHAKKGYYDGVTFHRVINNFMIQGGDPEGTGAGGESIWGEPFEDESNRELFNIRGALSMANAGPDTNGSQFFIVQNSDNMSDGLLTDEYPQQIIDKYKSGGTPYLDYTFEGSTSNHTVFGQVTEGMDVVDKIASVKTGANDKPEKDVVIKSIDILQEPK; encoded by the coding sequence ATGAAAAAATTATTAATGCCCCTACTATTATCTTCCTCTTTATTATTATTGGGTGGATGTAGCTCGTCAAAAGAAAATACCGTTGAAAGTATTACAAATTCTACTGAAGTAACGATTGATTCATCAAATACTGAAGAATCAGTAGATTTCAGTAAAATGAGCTTCCCCCAATTATCTGAAGACGTTCAAGCCAATGAATATTTGGTGCAAATGAATACGTCTGAGGGAGCAATAAAAATTAGATTATTCCCTGAAGTTGTACCAAAAACAGTTGAAAATTTTGTGACACATGCGAAAAAAGGCTATTATGATGGTGTAACCTTCCACCGTGTGATCAACAACTTTATGATACAAGGTGGAGACCCTGAAGGAACCGGTGCTGGTGGTGAAAGTATTTGGGGAGAACCGTTTGAAGATGAATCAAATCGAGAATTATTCAATATTCGTGGCGCACTATCAATGGCAAATGCCGGTCCTGATACAAATGGCAGTCAATTTTTCATTGTCCAAAATAGTGACAATATGTCTGATGGATTATTAACGGATGAATATCCTCAACAAATAATTGATAAATATAAATCTGGTGGAACCCCTTATCTGGATTACACTTTCGAAGGATCTACTAGCAACCACACAGTCTTTGGTCAAGTGACTGAAGGTATGGATGTGGTAGACAAGATTGCTTCAGTTAAAACAGGTGCAAATGATAAACCAGAAAAAGATGTTGTTATCAAATCTATAGATATTTTACAAGAGCCTAAATAG
- a CDS encoding DUF871 domain-containing protein, whose amino-acid sequence MGKLGISIYPERSTFEKDKDYLDLAHKYGFKRVFTSLLQITGDKDQVLADFKKVVDYANSLDFEVMVDINPGLFEQLGISYDDLSFFHEMGADGVRLDIGMTGAEEARMTRNPYGIKIEINMSGGTSYVDNIMSYSPNTSNLLGSHNFYPHRYSGLDYQHFVNCSEQFRQYNLNTMAFVNSHAATFGPWPTQDGLCSLEDHRDLEIATQVKHLVLTGLIDDITIGNAYASEEELKAMAEAFNAEFPSIKVVPAEDITENERICLFDNVHSYRGDRSSYMLRSTMTRVIYKDKEFPAHNTVDMVRGDVLIDNVGYGQYKGETQIALKEMKNDGRVNVVGKISEDELFLLEFLKPWSSFKLIEAK is encoded by the coding sequence ATGGGAAAATTAGGTATTTCAATTTATCCAGAACGATCAACATTTGAAAAAGACAAAGACTATTTAGATTTAGCACATAAATATGGATTTAAACGTGTGTTCACCAGTCTATTACAAATAACCGGTGACAAAGATCAAGTATTAGCAGACTTTAAAAAAGTCGTAGATTATGCTAATTCACTTGATTTTGAAGTGATGGTTGATATTAACCCTGGTTTGTTTGAACAATTAGGCATTTCATATGACGATTTGTCATTCTTCCATGAAATGGGCGCAGATGGTGTCCGTCTAGATATTGGAATGACAGGTGCGGAAGAAGCCCGTATGACACGTAACCCATACGGCATTAAAATTGAAATTAATATGAGTGGTGGTACTAGCTATGTTGATAATATTATGAGCTATTCACCTAATACATCTAATTTATTAGGGTCACATAACTTTTATCCTCATCGCTATTCTGGTTTAGATTATCAACATTTTGTTAATTGTTCGGAACAATTTAGACAGTATAACCTTAACACTATGGCATTTGTTAATTCGCACGCTGCCACATTTGGTCCATGGCCAACGCAAGATGGTTTATGTTCGCTAGAAGATCATCGTGATTTAGAAATTGCAACGCAAGTGAAACATTTAGTCTTAACAGGTTTAATTGATGATATTACGATTGGAAATGCCTATGCTTCAGAAGAAGAATTAAAAGCAATGGCAGAAGCATTCAATGCAGAATTCCCATCAATTAAAGTAGTGCCTGCAGAAGATATAACCGAAAATGAACGTATTTGTTTATTTGACAATGTTCACAGCTACCGAGGAGATCGCTCATCTTACATGTTGCGTTCGACAATGACTCGTGTTATTTACAAAGACAAGGAATTTCCAGCCCATAATACCGTTGACATGGTTCGTGGTGATGTCTTAATTGATAATGTCGGGTATGGACAGTACAAAGGTGAAACTCAAATAGCGCTTAAAGAAATGAAAAACGATGGCCGTGTCAATGTGGTTGGTAAAATTTCTGAAGATGAATTATTCCTATTAGAATTTTTAAAACCTTGGTCAAGTTTCAAACTAATTGAAGCTAAATAA
- the obgE gene encoding GTPase ObgE → MSMFLDQVTIDVKAGDGGDGMVAFRREKYVPDGGPHGGDGGRGGNVVFIVDEGLRTLMDFRFNKHFRAQNGEKGMRKGMHGRGSDDLIVKIPPGTTIRSQETGKILGDLTEHGDSIVVAKGGRGGRGNMRFATPSNPAPEIAENGEPGEELRLDLELKILADVGLVGFPSVGKSTLLSIVSKAKPKIGSYHFTTLAPNIGMVPTKDGRSFAMADLPGLIEGASQGIGLGTQFLRHIERTRVLLHVIDMSGMEGRDPYEDYVTINNELESHNLRLLERPQIIVANKMDMPDSEENLEEFKKKLAENIEGDLPLVFPISGISKQGVDDLLVKTADMIEITPEFPLYDEEDIQEENVVYSFAATHREFDVDRDPDGTWVLSGEKLERLFLMTNLERDESTMRFARQMRGMGVDEELRERGAQDGDSVRIMDFVFEFVD, encoded by the coding sequence ATGTCCATGTTTTTAGATCAAGTAACGATCGACGTTAAAGCCGGTGACGGTGGCGATGGAATGGTTGCTTTTAGAAGAGAAAAATATGTACCCGATGGCGGTCCACATGGTGGAGATGGCGGTCGCGGTGGAAATGTCGTATTTATTGTTGACGAAGGCTTACGTACGTTAATGGATTTTCGTTTCAACAAACATTTCCGAGCGCAAAATGGTGAAAAAGGCATGCGTAAAGGGATGCACGGTCGCGGTTCTGATGACTTAATCGTAAAAATCCCACCAGGTACGACTATTAGAAGTCAAGAAACTGGAAAAATTTTAGGAGATTTAACAGAACACGGTGATAGTATCGTCGTAGCTAAAGGTGGTCGCGGTGGACGAGGTAATATGCGTTTTGCGACACCTTCAAATCCTGCTCCGGAAATTGCTGAAAATGGTGAACCAGGAGAAGAATTACGTTTAGACTTAGAATTGAAAATTTTAGCAGACGTTGGGTTAGTAGGATTCCCATCTGTTGGTAAATCAACGCTATTATCGATTGTCTCTAAAGCTAAACCAAAAATCGGAAGCTATCATTTTACAACCTTAGCGCCTAATATTGGGATGGTCCCAACAAAAGACGGTCGTAGTTTTGCTATGGCGGACTTGCCAGGATTAATCGAAGGTGCTTCACAAGGTATCGGACTAGGAACACAATTCCTACGTCATATCGAACGTACGCGTGTATTATTACATGTCATTGATATGAGTGGTATGGAAGGTCGCGATCCATATGAAGATTACGTGACAATTAATAATGAATTAGAATCACATAACTTAAGACTGTTAGAACGTCCACAAATTATTGTGGCCAATAAAATGGACATGCCGGATTCTGAAGAAAATCTTGAAGAATTCAAAAAGAAATTAGCTGAAAATATTGAAGGTGACTTACCTTTAGTTTTCCCAATTTCTGGTATTTCAAAACAAGGGGTCGACGATTTATTAGTTAAGACTGCCGATATGATTGAAATTACACCGGAATTCCCATTATATGATGAAGAGGATATTCAAGAAGAAAACGTGGTTTATTCATTCGCAGCGACTCATCGAGAATTCGATGTTGATCGTGATCCAGACGGTACGTGGGTACTTTCTGGCGAGAAATTAGAACGTTTATTCTTAATGACAAACTTAGAACGTGACGAAAGTACAATGCGTTTTGCCCGTCAAATGCGTGGTATGGGTGTTGATGAAGAGTTACGTGAACGAGGAGCCCAAGATGGCGACTCAGTTAGAATCATGGACTTTGTCTTTGAATTCGTTGACTAG
- the rnz gene encoding ribonuclease Z yields the protein MKLEFLGTGAGVPSKQRNVTGIALKLFDERNAVWLFDCGEGTQQQILNTSIRPGKIEMIFITHLHGDHIFGLPGLLSSRSFQGGDTTLTIVGPKGIKAFVEISLKVSESRLSYPLAFIEIEEGGIVFKDKQFIVECLPLDHKISSYGYRVTEADHQGELLVDKLQALNIPSGPIYGKIKNRQIVSLPDGREINGEEFVGPDQKGRIVTILGDTRAHPNVAKLAKNADVLVHESTFNHAEAQKARAYYHSTSTQAATVAKEQGVGRLLLTHISSRYLGKAVYDMEREARAIFPNTKIVKDFDIIDIPFDKEERQNG from the coding sequence ATGAAATTAGAATTTTTAGGAACTGGTGCAGGTGTTCCATCAAAACAACGCAATGTAACAGGTATCGCACTAAAGTTATTTGACGAACGTAATGCTGTCTGGTTGTTTGATTGTGGTGAAGGAACCCAGCAACAAATTTTAAACACAAGTATCCGACCTGGAAAAATAGAAATGATATTTATTACGCATTTACACGGTGACCATATTTTTGGGTTGCCGGGATTACTAAGCAGTCGCTCGTTTCAAGGAGGAGATACAACACTGACAATTGTTGGTCCTAAAGGTATCAAAGCGTTTGTTGAAATAAGTTTAAAAGTATCCGAATCTCGCTTATCCTATCCTTTAGCGTTCATCGAAATTGAAGAAGGTGGCATTGTCTTTAAAGATAAACAATTTATTGTGGAATGCCTACCATTAGATCACAAGATTTCGAGCTATGGTTATCGTGTAACAGAAGCCGATCATCAAGGTGAATTACTAGTAGATAAATTACAAGCATTAAATATTCCATCTGGCCCTATTTATGGGAAAATCAAAAATCGTCAAATCGTTAGCTTACCGGACGGGCGTGAGATTAATGGAGAAGAGTTTGTTGGACCCGATCAAAAAGGACGTATTGTGACTATATTAGGTGATACTAGAGCACATCCTAACGTTGCAAAATTGGCAAAAAATGCGGATGTCTTGGTTCACGAGAGTACCTTTAACCATGCCGAAGCACAAAAAGCTCGAGCCTATTATCATTCAACCTCAACTCAAGCGGCAACTGTTGCTAAGGAACAAGGAGTAGGTCGACTATTATTAACCCATATTAGTTCACGCTATTTAGGTAAAGCTGTATATGATATGGAAAGAGAAGCTAGAGCTATCTTCCCAAATACTAAGATTGTAAAAGACTTTGATATTATTGATATACCTTTTGACAAAGAGGAACGTCAAAATGGCTAG